In one window of Euwallacea similis isolate ESF13 chromosome 4, ESF131.1, whole genome shotgun sequence DNA:
- the LOC136408595 gene encoding NPC intracellular cholesterol transporter 2-like, giving the protein MQFSSLFLVSCGLVACTYATQVNQCSGVNTTNLEQEITVENCSKPPCRLKKNTKMNMLFKFQPEYPFTQLIQVVNAKIAGVSLPFVGVDGADACDKIYEEDEKTKNNCHFRKGKTYVFKDSINVLQIYPSVKLVVHWSLTDPQTGRHAVCFELPARITN; this is encoded by the exons ATGCAGTTTAGTTCCTTATTCTTGGTTAGTTGTGGGTTGGTTGCCTGTACCTATGCCACTCAAGTCAATCAATGTTCAGGAG ttaacaCCACGAACCTTGAACAAGAAATCACGGTGGAGAACTGCAGCAAACCTCCATGCAGActgaaaaaaaacactaaaatgaATATGTTGTTCAAATTTCAACCAG AATATCCATTCACTCAGCTTATCCAAGTAGTAAATGCCAAGATTGCGGGGGTTTCTTTGCCCTTTGTTGGAGTAGATGGTGCCGATGCTTGTGACAAGATCTACGAAGAGGACGAAAAGACTAAGAATAATTGCCATTTTCGTAAGGGAAAAACCTACGTTTTTAAGGATAGCATCAACGTGCTGCAGATTTATCCCTCG GTGAAATTGGTAGTCCACTGGTCTCTGACTGATCCTCAAACCGGAAGGCACGCTGTATGCTTCGAGCTTCCTGCCAGAATtacaaattag